The following coding sequences lie in one Lolium perenne isolate Kyuss_39 chromosome 2, Kyuss_2.0, whole genome shotgun sequence genomic window:
- the LOC127337169 gene encoding uncharacterized protein, producing the protein MVLQQNVTCNDPSIQSYITNLTSSYTDKSNEASMVSASVIMFVLVGLFFNLNLFSGLSDVSAILDPKVRLVLTSALSLFLPVMSYLFSEAKNAGAAMTMMSSHSASTGAKDFSLRAGLILIWMLLVELLRKKVDDIRWRGYSGTIQRAGRVVWLGSLVFFNIRSAGRKAVFAILWILCAIKVVQRIAFTEVAKRSYVHGKNARLITSYMAQMLKADQRAIDVEGAAAPLLSGEELLKRCNYIVTGEGYMVKEATADGYELNLDLDGPASAITVSKIWQLDNDYESDRTFIDFDGDQRLRRLCLSFALFKLLRRRLQHLEEIKEEEARDCKNLIFRGLCRCKNGEGSEEALFQLMNDELNFLCEYYHSVVPVVMASPLFLLANYLLLPIAVFGLCLMTVILCGYGDVSYAFHSIHTDNFALQSGLPTLARCLLDGARTSPPTFFSLVDLSITCLLFIIFFYEEIWEFVVFLLSNWFMISLIGNYASNPRWRVSPTITGTFRRLMWLRSKMSHESVCFRQFSVLNLRWPVIFGVPTTLSLMVRTVPVPTKVKHSIKEYLLAHDHDHGLTNGKSALQKNHMSSLSWACESKSISEVILTWHIATSLFEDRCPPKSKDGAAMCKAATTLSKYCAYLVAFHPELLPDNEEKTEAVFEVVKEELKAKLGCGEYYFTRRRFRVDKIMETGLAQGIWTEKKMVKNGATLAKALVVVANNDQGAVWKMLADLWTELVVYVAPSSDEDRIKGHQKVLVQGGEFVTMLWALATHIGLYRMATHLAVQPGQS; encoded by the coding sequence ATGGTACTCCAACAAAATGTCACGTGCAATGATCCATCCATCCAGTCATACATCACCAACCTGACCTCGTCCTACACCGACAAGAGCAATGAGGCCTCCATGGTGTCCGCCTCCGTCATCATGTTcgtcctcgtcggcctcttcTTCAACCTCAACCTCTTCAGCGGCCTCTCCGACGTGAGCGCCATCTTGGACCCCAAGGTGCGCCTCGTGCTCACCTCAGCGCTCTCGCTCTTCCTCCCCGTCATGTCCTACCTCTTCTCCGAGGCAAAGAACGCCGGCGCCGCCATGACGATGATGTCATCACACTCGGCCTCCACAGGCGCGAAGGACTTCTCCCTACGGGCGGGACTCATCCTTATATGGATGCTTCTCGTGGAGCTACTCCGCAAGAAGGTGGACGACATCCGGTGGCGGGGATACTCGGGCACCATCCAGCGCGCCGGCCGCGTCGTGTGGCTGGGCAGCCTCGTCTTCTTCAACATCCGGAGTGCTGGGCGGAAGGCGGTGTTCGCCATCCTCTGGATCCTTTGCGCTATCAAGGTGGTGCAAAGGATTGCCTTCACCGAGGTCGCAAAACGCTCGTACGTCCATGGCAAGAACGCCCGGCTTATTACCTCCTACATGGCGCAGATGCTCAAAGCTGACCAACGGGCCATCGATGTGGAGGGCGCTGCTGCGCCGCTGCTCTCTGGAGAAGAGCTATTGAAGAGGTGCAACTACATTGTGACAGGGGAAGGTTACATGGTGAAGGAAGCCACGGCAGATGGCTATGAGTTGAACTTGGACTTGGATGGTCCTGCTAGTGCCATCACTGTCAGTAAAATCTGGCAGCTAGACAACGACTACGAGAGTGACCGGACCTTCATCGACTTCGACGGTGATCAACGTCTCAGGAGGCTCTGCCTCTCTTTTGCACTCTTTAAGCTGCTCCGGCGAAGGCTCCAACACCTGGAAGAGATCAAGGAAGAGGAAGCCCGCGACTGCAAGAACCTCATCTTCAGAGGCCTATGCAGGTGCAAGAATGGCGAGGGCTCAGAGGAGGCACTGTTCCAATTAATGAACGACGAGCTCAACTTTCTTTGTGAGTACTACCACTCCGTCGTCCCAGTTGTCATGGCCAGCCCCCTCTTCTTACTCGCAAACTACTTGTTGCTCCCTATCGCCGTGTTTGGCCTTTGCCTCATGACGGTCATTCTTTGTGGCTATGGGGACGTGAGCTATGCGTTCCATAGCATCCACACTGACAACTTCGCCCTACAGTCTGGCCTACCAACACTGGCCAGATGCCTCCTGGATGGCGCTAGAACATCACCCCCAACCTTTTTCTCCTTGGTAGACCTCTCCATCACATGTCTTCttttcatcatcttcttctatgaGGAAATTTGGGAGTTCGTTGTCTTCCTCCTCTCCAACTGGTTCATGATATCGCTTATCGGGAACTACGCATCCAATCCCAGATGGCGTGTGAGCCCAACCATTACTGGCACCTTCCGTCGTCTCATGTGGCTTCGGAGCAAGATGAGCCATGAGAGTGTTTGCTTTAGGCAGTTCTCTGTGTTGAACCTTCGTTGGCCAGTCATATTTGGGGTACCGACCACACTTTCCTTGATGGTGCGAACTGTGCCCGTGCCGACCAAAGTGAAGCATTCCATCAAGGAATACCTCTTGGCACATGATCATGACCATGGTCTTACCAATGGAAAGTCCGCATTGCAGAAGAATCACATGTCCAGTCTCTCATGGGCGTGCGAGAGTAAGAGCATTTCCGAGGTCATCCTCACCTGGCACATCGCCACCAGCCTCTTTGAGGATAGGTGCCCACCTAAGAGCAAGGACGGGGCAGCCATGTGCAAAGCTGCGACAACGTTGTCCAAGTACTGCGCATACCTAGTGGCCTTCCACCCGGAACTGCTACCGGACAACGAGGAGAAGACCGAGGCTGTCTTTGAAGTTGTCAAGGAGGAGCTCAAGGCCAAGCTCGGGTGCGGGGAGTACTACTTTACACGTCGGCGTTTCCGGGTCGACAAGATTATGGAAACTGGGCTAGCACAGGGAATCTGGACAGAAAAGAAGATGGTGAAGAATGGGGCAACACTGGCTAAAGCACTAGTAGTAGTTGCGAATAACGACCAAGGAGCTGTGTGGAAGATGTTGGCCGACCTATGGACGGAGCTTGTCGTCTATGTGGCGCCATCGAGTGATGAGGATCGTATCAAAGGGCACCAAAAGGTGCTAGTACAAGGAGGTGAGTTTGTCACCATGCTTTGGGCCCTAGCCACACATATTGGCTTATACCGCATGGCCACCCATCTCGCAGTGCAGCCGGGCCAAAGTTGA